One Candida dubliniensis CD36 chromosome 1, complete sequence genomic region harbors:
- a CDS encoding hemoglobin and proliferation-regulated protein, putative (white-opaque transition may affect survival in host (shorter of one Met?);~Similar to S. cerevisiae FAP7;~Similar to C. albicans HBR1), translating into MSRRYTPNIIITGTPGCGKSSHSSSLVSQLNQTLGKETTIDFKHFNISEVAKERDCIESYDAKLDTSIVDEDKLLDSLEPDLEKGGVVVDWHCCDIFPERLIDLVIVLRTDNSNLFDRLKTRKYNDLKLQENLDCEIMEVILQEAKESYIPDIVIELRSDTAEEMDENVDRISSWVEKWIEDHPEGVSNELNKQYNPDNSSDEDEDDSHSDEYELEEEEQEEEEQEEETNEEMEHTEDIAQ; encoded by the coding sequence ATGTCAAGAAGATATACACCTAACATTATTATAACAGGTACACCTGGCTGTGGGAAATCATCGCATTCTCTGAGTTTGGTTTCTCAACTCAATCAAACCCTTGGTAAAGAAACGACAATTGACTTTAAGCATTTCAATATCAGTGAAGTAGCAAAGGAAAGAGATTGCATTGAATCTTATGATGCCAAGTTAGATACGTCGATAGTAGACGAAGACAAATTGTTAGACTCATTAGAGCCTGATTTGGAAAAAGGGGGTGTAGTTGTTGACTGGCATTGTTGTGATATTTTTCCAGAAAGACTAATTGATTTGGTAATTGTATTGCGTACCGACAATTCCAACTTGTTTGATCGATTGAAAACTAGAAAATATAATGATCTAAAATTACAAGAAAACTTAGACTGTGAGATCATGGAGGTGATATTACAAGAAGCAAAGGAAAGCTATATTCCTGATATAGTGATTGAGTTGCGCTCCGACACAGCTGAAGAAATGGACGAAAATGTTGATCGAATAAGCTCTTGGGTGGAAAAATGGATAGAGGACCATCCAGAAGGGGTTAGCAATGAATTAAACAAGCAATATAACCCAGACAATTCTTCTGACGAAGACGAAGACGACAGCCATTCCGATGAATATGAACTTGAAGAAGAGGAGCAAGAAGAGGAGGagcaagaagaagagaCCAATGAAGAAATGGAGCATACAGAAGATATTGCACAATAA
- a CDS encoding ER localized, heme-binding peroxidase involved in the degradation of heme, putative (Similar to S. cerevisiae HMX1;~Similar to Homo sapiens HMOX1;~Similar to C. albicans HMX1), which translates to MQYKSSGATSKLSQVEIIPAKTDVGALANRINLETRSLHDRADKTVTLKFAIAIRNYKVYRQGLQAFYHVFASIEKALYRQLEKKDEWSEMLEQVWKPEIARAGKAEQDLLFFYDDNKEKFIKPIMPAQIEFCKHILEVTEEKPYLLFAYLHVMYLALFAGGRIMRSSVLKATGMYPQRDGLSHEDVVRMGTNFFTFDVPDEDLLRLTYKRDYELVTRNGLTEEQKLEIIEESKYIFEHDVKCVAELEKHNMDKLSGSWTYFLVTRGYYAALVLLSLLALLYLRRVVNKLT; encoded by the coding sequence ATGCAATACAAACTGAGTGGAGCTACCTCGAAATTATCTCAAGTTGAAATAATACCTGCCAAAACTGATGTTGGTGCTTTGGCTAACAGAATAAATCTTGAAACCAGATCCTTGCACGATAGAGCAGACAAGACGGTTACCTTAAAATTTGCCATTGCTATAAGAAATTACAAGGTTTATCGTCAAGGTTTGCAAGCTTTCTATCATGTATTTGCTTCTATTGAAAAGGCCTTGTACAGACAGcttgaaaagaaagacGAGTGGAGTGAGATGTTGGAGCAAGTTTGGAAACCGGAGATTGCTAGAGCTGGTAAAGCCGAACAAGACTTGTTATTTTTCTATGATGACAACAAGgaaaaattcatcaagCCTATCATGCCAGcacaaattgaattctGTAAACACATTTTGGAAGTTACTGAAGAAAAACCATACTTGTTGTTTGCCTACTTGCATGTGATGTACTTGGCTTTATTTGCTGGTGGTAGAATAATGAGATCATCGGTCCTCAAAGCTACTGGTATGTACCCACAAAGAGATGGTTTATCCCATGAAGACGTGGTGAGAATGGGGACTAATTTTTTCACATTTGATGTTCCtgatgaagatttattGAGATTGACATACAAAAGAGATTACGAATTAGTCACAAGAAATGGTTTGACCGAAGAACAAAAGTTGGAAATCATTGAAGAATCAAAATACATTTTCGAACATGACGTTAAATGTGTGGCTGAATTAGAAAAACACAACATGGACAAACTTTCTGGTAGTTGGACATATTTCTTAGTGACAAGAGGTTACTATGCTGCTTTAGTACTTCTCTCTTTATTGGCATTGCTCTATTTGAGAAGAGTTGTCAATAAATTaacctaa
- a CDS encoding NATB N-terminal acetyltransferase non-catalytic subunit, putative (the enzyme catalyzes acetylation of the amino-terminal methionine residues of all proteins beginning with Met-Asp or Met-Glu and of some proteins beginning with Met-Asn or Met-Met;~Similar to C. albicans MDM20 (DEC1);~Similar to S. cerevisiae MDM20), giving the protein MATEGDQEIIDFIDQGNYTYAQSLITKKLAKFPQKLLYHVLQNEIHLKIGRRELAINKNLELLNKYPNDPLTIDRLSDFFSRMEMEKESSLVYENAIKKYPISTETLCLSWFEKSIEKCDFKLFNRIFMYLNKTGKSRLHTLWYAFSFHLLLQEGENDKANLYTLLGKKLMEGLQPFENTQEIYVCTLFLNFKEIEQVLHGVTMPLDLELKLLYMKVMKENRNFEALHAYTEKLLFEEKFDDFDTWKLWILSGKEIGRSFEELDQKITSPTRNISLLKIELDILFSKNIETSVENYYKKFNTKLCCYPDLSQYELPTAFIGGLKNTVSNNDNLITVVNNRKFVNQTDNWDIYEKFSAKEGAEYDSNPVNELTLRTIVSDLDSSPQNIIKNIAIIKHLLEQDKYNYKLKLWLMKLYSQLNTNDLIFPVYNGLKIRMTQHETLNYYLTTTNPSKINLDAWVDIFRFYLTSKQEMKESIIQGFDNGVFNKLQGFINFSKRLQNSVSLNFTIAKILQMSTILGTDGYLNYFIHYLKTNEALVISDYTDNRDFKSEWNGLKKIDSISVPVNDSATKLKLLVYSIIFEDQDASKLLKLFNKIISNAKFSAFDSLLYKLYFNLLKIAKTKLNPQETQSLYNYLQKNLKVDKLKILVPENLLSGELTRNLANLVEFIKIVKLLAKRHSSSYMNQLVNLVKPLAKEFKDLKLVQSQHELIDAMDFDLPFAIDISQAKLEIKNSIEDCTVALLNSL; this is encoded by the coding sequence ATGGCAACTGAAGGAGATCAAGAAATAATTGACTTTATAGATCAAGGAAACTATACCTATGCACAGTCCTTAATCACCAAAAAACTTGCCAAATTTCCTCAAAAGTTACTTTATCATGTTTTACAGAATGAAATACATCTCAAGATTGGTCGACGAGAGTTAGCAATTAATAAGAATTTagaattgttgaataaatATCCCAATGACCCTTTAACAATTGATAGATTGAGTGATTTTTTTAGTAGAATGGAGATGGAAAAAGAATCGAGTTTAGTTTATGAAAATGCAATCAAAAAGTACCCTATATCCACGGAAACTTTATGTTTGAGTTGGTTTGAGAAGTCAATTGAAAAGTGTGATTTCAAGTTATTCAACCGCATTTTCATGTATTTGAATAAAACCGGAAAGTCAAGACTACACACACTATGGTACGCATTCAGTTTCCATTTGTTATTGCAAGAAGGTGAAAACGACAAGGCAAACTTGTACACTTTGTTGGGTAAAAAACTAATGGAGGGTTTACAACCATTTGAAAACACACAAGAAATCTACGTATGCACGTTGTTTCTAAactttaaagaaattgagCAAGTATTGCATGGAGTCACCATGCCATTGGATCTTGAGTTGAAGCTTTTGTATATGAAAGTGATGAAAGAGAATAGGAATTTTGAAGCATTACATGCGTATACTGAGAAATTGCTTTTTGAGGAAAagtttgatgattttgacACTTGGAAATTGTGGATTTTGTCAGGTAAAGAGATTGGTAGATCgtttgaagaattggatcAAAAAATAACTCTGCCAACAAGAAATATATCGTTGCTAAAAATCGAGTTGGATATATTGTTTTCCAAGAATATTGAAACCAGCGTCGAGAATTACTATAAGAAGTTTAACACTAAATTGTGTTGTTATCCTGACCTTTCTCAGTACGAGCTACCAACTGCTTTTATTGGTGGTCTTAAAAACACAGTTCTGAATAATGACAACTTAATTACAGTGGTAAACAACAGAAAGTTTGTTAATCAAACAGATAATTGGGATATTTATGAAAAGTTTTCAGCAAAAGAAGGAGCTGAATACGATAGCAATCCAGTTAATGAATTGACGTTGCGAACAATTGTTTCGGATTTGGATTCTTCTCCTCAAAacataattaaaaatattgcCATTATTAAACATTTACTAGAACAAGACAAGTACAActataaattgaaattgtggTTAATGAAGCTTTACTCGCAATTAAATACAAACGATTTGATTTTCCCTGTTTACAACGGACTAAAGATCAGAATGACCCAACATGAGacattgaattattatctaACAACTACTAACCCTTCGAAAATCAATCTTGATGCGTGGGTTGATATTTTTAGATTTTATCTTACGTCCAAACAAGAAATGAAGGAGAGCATTATTCAAGGGTTTGATAATGGGGTGTTTAATAAACTTCAAGggtttattaatttctCCAAACGTTTGCAAAATTCTGTTTCTTTAAATTTCACTATTGCTAAAATTCTCCAAATGTCAACAATTCTTGGTACTGATGGCTACTTGAATTACttcattcattatttaaaaactAACGAAGCCTTGGTTATTTCTGACTACACTGACAATCGTGACTTCAAGTCAGAATGGAATgggttaaaaaaaatagattCCATTTCTGTTCCTGTAAACGATAGTGCtacaaaattgaaactcttggtttattcaataatattcGAGGATCAAGACGCAAGCAAATTATTGAAgcttttcaacaaaattatttctAACGCAAAGTTCTCTGCATTTGACAGTTTGCTATATAAATTATActttaatttgttgaagATTGCAAAAACTAAATTGAATCCACAAGAAACACAGTCTTTGTACAACTATTTAcagaagaatttgaaagttGATAAGTTGAAAATATTGGTACCAGAGAATTTATTATCTGGGGAATTGACACGAAATTTGGCCAATCTTGTCGAGTTTATTAAAATCGTTAAACTTCTTGCCAAAAGACATTCGTCGTCGTAtatgaatcaattggtgAACCTTGTGAAGCCATTGGCCAAAGAATTCAAAGACTTAAAGCTAGTGCAACTGCAACATGAGCTTATTGATGCAATGGATTTTGATCTACCATTTGCAATAGATATTTCTCAAGCCAAACtcgaaatcaaaaattctATTGAAGATTGTACTGTCGCCTTACTTAATAGCCTAtag
- a CDS encoding pH-response cation (sodium/potassium/calcium) P-type ATPase, putative (Similar to S. cerevisiae ENA;~Similar to Debaryomyces occidentalis NENA2;~Similar to C. albicans ENA2) has product MSSSKENSNYASGDTKEAANSDLSESDRSAPSRDPNASFQAYRLTIDEVAQEFDTSIVDGLGTHEAENRIQSYGPNNLGDDDKISYTKILAHQVFNAMILVLIISMIIALAIKDWISGGVIAFVVFLNISVGFVQEVKAEKTMGSLKNLSSPTARVTRNGDDFTIPAEEVVPGDIVHIKVGDTVPADLRLVDCMNLETDEALLTGESLPVAKNFEVVYSDYSVPVPVGDRLNLVYSSSIVSKGRGSGIVFATGLNTEIGAIAQSLKGNSGLIRKVDKSNDRKPQKREYGQAAAGTIYDVVGNILGVTVGTPLQRKLSWLAIFLFCVAVVFAIIVMGSQKFHVNKEVAIYAICVALSMIPSALILVLTITMAVGAQVMVTKNVIVRKFDSLEALGGINDICSDKTGTLTQGKMIAKKVWLPNVGTLDVQNSNEPYNPTAGDVRFAPYSPKFVKETDEEIDFNKPYPDPMPESMHQWLMTATLANIATVNQTKDEDTGELLWKAHGDATEIAIQVFTTRLNYGRESAAQEYEHLAEFPFDSSIKRMSAIYKNGDETRVYTKGAVERLLGLCDYWYGERTEGNYDSQTLIKLTPDDVKLIEENVAALSSQGLRVLAFATKEPGDADMNDREQVESHLIFQGLIGIYDPPREESAQSVKLCHRAGINVHMLTGDHPGTAKAIAQEVGILPHNLYHYSEDVVKVMVMSANDFDALSDDEIDNLPVLPLVIARCAPKTKVRMIDALHRRKKFAAMTGDGVNDSPSLKKADVGIAMGLNGSDVAKDASDIVLTDDNFASILNAIEEGRRMSANIQKFVLQLLAENVAQAFYLMIGLAFLDETGYSVFPLSPVEVLWILVVTSTFPAIGLAQNAASDDILEKPPNNTIFTWEVIIDMFGYGVIMAATCLLSFVIVVYGAGNGDLGVDCNATNADKDLCSLVFEGRSTAFASMTWQALILAWECLDPKKSLLLIPFSELWANQFLFWSIVGGFVTVFPVIYIPVINTKVFLHKSITWEWGVAVGTTALFLLGAEAWKWGKRVFARSSKAKNPEYELERNDPFQRYASFSRANTMVV; this is encoded by the coding sequence ATGTCGCTGAGTAAAGAGAATTCCAACTACGCCTCAGGCGATACCAAAGAAGCTGCTAACTCCGATTTGTCAGAATCTGACAGATCAGCGCCATCAAGAGATCCAAACGCATCATTTCAAGCATACAGATTAACCATCGATGAAGTTGCCCAAGAATTCGATACCtcaattgttgatggtTTAGGAACACACGAAGCTGAAAATCGAATACAATCATATGGACCAAACAACTTGGGTGACGACGACAAAATATCCTACACCAAAATTCTTGCTCATCAAGTTTTCAATGCCATGATTTTGGTATTAATCATCAGTATGATCATTGCCCTTGCTATTAAAGATTGGATATCTGGTGGTGTTATTGCATTTGTGGTGTTTCTTAACATATCAGTGGGGTTCGTTCAAGAAGTCAAAGCTGAAAAAACCATGGGTtcattgaagaatttgagtTCCCCAACTGCGAGAGTTACTAGAAATGGTGACGATTTTACTATTCCAGCAGAAGAGGTTGTCCCTGGTGACATTGTCCACATCAAAGTTGGTGATACTGTGCCTGCTGATCTTAGATTAGTTGACTGTATGAATTTAGAGACCGACGAGGCATTATTGACTGGAGAATCATTACCGGTTGCCAAAAATTTTGAAGTTGTCTATAGTGATTATTCTGTGCCAGTGCCAGTCGGTGATCGATTGAATTTGGTCTACTCGTCTTCAATTGTTTCCAAAGGAAGAGGTTCCGGTATTGTTTTTGCAACTGGATTGAACACAGAAATAGGTGCCATTGCTCAATCCTTGAAAGGAAACTCTGGCTTGATTAGAAAAGTCGATAAGTCAAACGACAGAAAACCACAAAAGAGAGAATATGGTCAAGCTGCCGCTGGTACTATTTatgatgttgttggtaACATCTTGGGTGTCACTGTCGGTACCCCATTGCAAAGAAAGTTATCTTGGTTAGCCATCTTTTTATTCTGCGTTGCAGTAGTTTTCGCCATTATTGTCATGGGATCTCAAAAGTTCCACGTTAATAAGGAGGTAGCCATATATGCCATCTGTGTTGCACTTTCAATGATACCCTCTGCActtattcttgttttgaCAATTACAATGGCGGTTGGGGCACAAGTCATGGTAACGAAAAACGTCATTGTTAGAAAATTTGATTCCTTGGAAGCGTTGGGTGGTATTAATGACATTTGCTCTGATAAAACCGGTACTTTGACGCAAGGAAAAATGATTGCCAAAAAAGTTTGGTTACCAAATGTTGGTACGTTAGACGTGCAAAATTCCAATGAACCATATAATCCTACTGCTGGAGATGTTAGATTTGCCCCTTATTCACCTAAATTCGTTAAAGAAACTGAcgaagaaattgatttcaataaacCGTATCCTGATCCAATGCCTGAATCTATGCACCAGTGGTTAATGACTGCCACTTTGGCAAATATTGCTACTGTCAACCAAACAAAAGATGAAGATACTGGAGAATTACTTTGGAAAGCTCATGGAGACGCTACAGAAATCGCCATTCAAGTCTTTACTACGAGATTAAATTATGGTCGTGAATCAGCTGCCCAAGAGTATGAACATTTGGCTGAATTCCCATTTGACTCTTCAATCAAGAGAATGTCCGCAATCTATAAAAACGGTGACGAGACTAGAGTTTACACCAAAGGTGCTGTCGAGAGACTTTTGGGGTTGTGTGATTACTGGTACGGTGAAAGGACCGAAGGCAATTATGATTCACAAACTTTGATCAAATTAACCCCAGATGACGTTAAgttaattgaagaaaatgtgGCTGCATTATCATCACAAGGTTTAAGAGTATTAGCATTTGCAACCAAAGAGCCTGGTGACGCTGATATGAACGATCGTGAACAAGTTGAATCacatttgattttccaaGGTTTAATTGGTATTTATGACCCACCAAGAGAAGAATCTGCTCAATCGGTGAAATTGTGTCACAGAGCCGGTATCAATGTTCACATGCTTACTGGTGATCACCCAGGTACAGCAAAGGCTATTGCTCAAGAAGTTGGTATCTTGCCACACAATTTGTACCATTATAGCGAAGATGTCGTTAAAGTTATGGTTATGAGTGccaatgattttgatgCTTTAAGTGACGACGAAATTGACAATTTACCCGTTTTGCCATTGGTCATTGCCCGATGTGCGCCAAAGACTAAAGTTCGTATGATTGATGCTTTGCATAGAAGAAAGAAGTTTGCTGCTATGACTGGTGATGGCGTTAATGATTCTCcatctttgaaaaaagcCGATGTTGGTATTGCTATGGGATTGAATGGGTCAGATGTTGCTAAAGATGCTTCTGACATTGTTTTGACTGATGATAATTTCGCTTCCATTTTGAATGCCATTGAAGAAGGTAGAAGAATGTCGGCCAACATCCAAAAATTCGTGTTACAATTATTGGCAGAAAATGTTGCTCAAGCATTCTATTTGATGATTGGTTTAGCATTTTTGGACGAAACTGGATATTCTGTTTTCCCATTGAGTCCAGTTGAAGTACTTTGGATTTTAGTGGTTACGAGTACGTTCCCAGCTATTGGTCTTGCTCAAAATGCTGCTTCTGACGATATTTTAGAAAAGCCACCAAACAATACTATTTTCACTTGGGAAGTTATCATTGATATGTTTGGATACGGTGTGATTATGGCTGCAACCTGTTTATTGagttttgttattgttgtataTGGTGCTGGAAATGGAGACTTGGGTGTTGATTGTAATGCAACTAATGCTGACAAAGATCTTTGTTCCTTGGTATTTGAAGGTAGATCCACCGCATTTGCCTCAATGACATGGCAGGCACTTATTTTGGCATGGGAATGTCTTGATCCAAAGAAATCTCTTTTGCTTATTCCTTTCAGTGAACTTTGGGCCAACCAGTTTTTGTTCTGGTCTATTGTTGGTGGATTTGTGACAGTTTTCCCAGTCATTTATATCCCAGTTATCAACACTAAGGTGTTTTTGCATAAATCAATCACCTGGGAATGGGGTGTAGCTGTTGGTACCACTGCATTGTTCTTATTGGGAGCAGAAGCATGGAAATGGGGGAAGCGTGTGTTTGCCCGTAGCTCCAAAGCCAAAAACCCAGAATATGAATTGGAAAGAAACGACCCATTCCAAAGATATGCATCATTTTCGAGAGCCAACACTATGGTTGTATAA
- a CDS encoding cell survival pathways (diauxic growth shift; apoptosis) effector, SVF-family, putative (Similar to S. cerevisiae SVF1;~Similar to S. pombe SVF1;~Similar to C. albicans SVF1): MLKWVQSGLSAVAGTVEPEYGPDAIQPITKRIFEINNGTIYRATKPEDFEWLSPNYTNVETQTFYFTDLSNGNIGFAQIIHSNVMGLTTTAQFTFRLYNVKDKNINLWTSTKLEDFEIKESNFYAKNLSLELTDNKVYKLKSSVNKESIVEFEMERLTDGVIFGDDGMSFYGEDPEQPWGSMRHAFWPRCKINGTITTADNKVIEINNGLTMFVMALQGMKPHHAAKSWNFMNFQSSNHSAVQMEFTTPKSYGTTKVNIGIVTDNEKVLIASIDNQVVHSDTKFDDVGGWDVPQKIEFNFIDGKDKEKQVASVSGNLSQLVERVDVMAEIPQFVKNIVSGVAGARPYIYQYANEFTIDINNGNDEKVKEDGVGFTEVTFISD, translated from the coding sequence ATGCTTAAATGGGTACAATCAGGACTTTCTGCTGTTGCAGGGACAGTGGAACCAGAATATGGACCAGATGCAATTCAGCCCATCACCAaaagaatatttgaaatcaacaacGGAACTATCTATCGTGCTACTAAACCGGAAGATTTTGAATGGCTTTCTCCAAATTACACCAACGTTGAAACCCAAACATTTTACTTTACCGATTTGAGCAATGGAAATATTGGGTTTGCACAAATTATTCATTCCAATGTCATGGGGTTGACAACAACTGCCCAATTCACTTTTAGATTATACAATGTTAAAGAcaaaaacatcaatttATGGACATCAACTAAATtagaagattttgaaattaaagagAGCAACTTTTACGCTAAGAATTTGAGTTTAGAGTTGACAGATAATAAAGTGTATAAATTAAAGAGTTCGGTTAACAAGGAATCTATTGTCGAATTTGAAATGGAAAGATTGACTGATGGAGTTAtatttggtgatgatgGTATGTCATTTTATGGTGAAGATCCTGAACAACCATGGGGTTCAATGAGACATGCTTTTTGGCCTAGATGTAAGATCAATGGTACCATAACCACTGCTGATAATAAGGTaattgaaatcaacaacGGATTAACAATGTTTGTTATGGCATTACAAGGGATGAAACCTCACCATGCTGCCAAATCATGGAATTTTATGAACTTTCAATCGTCCAATCATTCTGCAGTGCAAATGGAATTCACCACCCCAAAATCTTATGGTACTACAAAAGTCAACATTGGTATTGTTACCGATAATGAGAAAGTTTTGATTGCCAGCATAGATAATCAAGTTGTTCATTCAGATACCAAATTTGATGACGTTGGCGGCTGGGATGTGCcacaaaaaattgaattcaatttcattgatggcaaagataaagaaaaacaagTTGCTAGTGTATCTGGTAATTTGAGTCAGTTGGTTGAAAGAGTTGATGTTATGGCTGAAATTCCTCAGTTTGTTAAAAACATTGTTAGTGGCGTAGCTGGTGCTAGACCTTATATCTACCAGTACGCCAATGAATTTACAATCGACATCAATAATGGcaatgatgaaaaagtgAAAGAGGATGGGGTCGGGTTTACTGAGGTCACCTTTATTTCAGATTAA
- a CDS encoding aldehyde dehydrogenase, dimeric NADP-preferring, putative (Similar to Homo sapiens ALDH3A1 (ALDH3);~Similar to S. cerevisiae HFD1): protein MSPPSKIDESFTDIGNTSTSWYTEIKSIEPGVKHLTDSFFTKQKTHDIQFRLNQLRNLYYAVQDNIDPLCEALSKDFNRSASETKNLEIVGGLNELVHTIASLHEWVKPEKVTDLPVTLRSNPIYIERIPLGVVLIISPFNYPFFLSFSAVVGAIAGGNAVVLKQSELTPNFSRLFSEILTKALDKDIFLAVNGGIPETTELLNQKFDKIMYTGNNTVGTIVAKKAAETLTPVILELGGKSPAFILDDVQDKDIEIIARRIAWGRFTNAGQTCVAVDYVLVPNKLHDKFIAALKKVLNEEFYPKLDKTDKTYTHVIHDRAFTNLSKIISTTKGKIIVGGETDPESRYIAPTVIDNVSWDDSSMKGEIFGPILPILTYDKLTDSLRDIIRHHDTPLAQYVFTSGSTSRKYNRQLDQILTTIRSGGLIVNDVLMHVALVNAPFGGVGQSGYGSYHGKFSFRSFTHERTTMEQKLWNDFMVKVRYPPYNSNKDNLVRVSQQGYNGKVWFSRTGDVPVGGPGRFFSSWNSFTGVIGLLTEFITNKQ from the coding sequence ATGTCACCACCTTCCAAAATTGACGAATCTTTCACTGATATCGGTAATACTAGTACTTCTTGGTACACTGAAATCAAAAGTATTGAGCCAGGTGTCAAACATTTAActgattcttttttcacCAAGCAAAAGACACATGATATCCAATTCAGATTAAACCAGTTGAGAAACCTTTATTATGCTGTTCAGGATAATATTGATCCTCTTTGCGAAGCCTTGAGCAAGGATTTTAATAGATCAGCTAGTGAGACTAAAAATTTGGAGATTGTTGGTGGATTGAATGAATTAGTTCACACCATTGCTAGTTTACATGAATGGGTGAAACCAGAAAAAGTCACTGACTTGCCAGTCACCTTAAGATCCAATCCCATCtatattgaaagaattcCATTGGGTgttgttttgattatttcGCCTTTCAATTATCCATTTTTCTTGTCATTTTCTGCTGTTGTGGGTGCAATTGCTGGTGGTAATGCAGTAGTTTTGAAGCAATCGGAATTGACCCCTAATTTCTCAAGATTGTTCAGTGAGATCTTGACCAAAGCTTTGGATAAGGATATCTTTTTGGCCGTCAATGGTGGTATCCCAGAAACTACCGAGTTATTGAACCagaaatttgataaaattatGTACACCGGTAACAACACCGTGGGTACGATTGTTGCTAAAAAGGCAGCAGAAACTTTGACTCCAGTTATTTTAGAATTGGGTGGTAAATCCCCTGCCTTTATTTTAGATGATGTTCAAGATAAAGATATAGAAATTATTGCTAGAAGAATTGCTTGGGGTAGATTTACTAATGCCGGTCAAACCTGTGTTGCTGTTGATTATGTTTTGGTTCCTAACAAACTCCATGACAAGTTTATCGCTGCATTGAAGAAAGTTTTGAATGAAGAATTTTATCCTAAACTTGACAAAACTGATAAAACTTATACACATGTTATCCATGACCGTGCTTTCACTAATTTATCTAAAATAATATCTACCACAAAAGGCAAGATAATTGTTGGAGGTGAAACTGATCCAGAATCAAGATATATTGCACCAACAGTAATTGACAATGTCTCATGGGACGATTCGTCAATGAAAGGTGAAATCTTTGGTCCAATTTTACCAATTTTGACTTATGATAAATTGACTGACTCCCTTAGAGACATTATTAGACATCATGACACCCCTTTAGCTCAATATGTGTTCACTTCTGGTTCTACCTCCCGTAAATATAACAGACAATTGGATCAAATTTTAACAACTATTAGATCAGGTGGTCTTATTGTTAATGATGTGTTGATGCATGTTGCCTTGGTTAATGCTCCATTTGGAGGGGTCGGTCAATCTGGTTACGGATCTTATCATGGTAAGTTTTCATTCAGAAGTTTTACTCATGAAAGAACTACAATGGAACAGAAATTGTGGAACGATTTCATGGTCAAAGTGAGATACCCTCCATACAATTCAAATAAAGATAACTTGGTAAGAGTTTCTCAACAGGGTTACAATGGTAAAGTTTGGTTTAGCAGAACTGGTGACGTTCCTGTTGGTGGTCCAGGTCGTTTCTTTAGTTCTTGGAACTCATTCACTGGTGTCATTGGGTTGCTCACTGAGTTCATTactaataaacaataa